The Fulvia fulva chromosome 6, complete sequence genome includes a window with the following:
- a CDS encoding Large subunit GTPase 1: protein MVLAKSKNAVGLGNSLMNDRFGKGKKSNMHRGNAQPNGIKRTDQFGNEYITNEKKEADYVKMRSVTEQGALDEFLSTAELAGTDFTAEKMNNVKIIHTDQKNPYLLSKEEERGVMRKQNAKRARLTVPRRPQWDEHTSARELDEKERESLLEWRRGLAELQEVDDLLMTPFERNLEVWRQLWRVIERSDLVVQIVDARNPLLYRCEDLEQYVKELDGGKKRNLLLVNKADMMTLEQRRIWAEWFTERGIAFRFFSAELAKEMNEARAEQSTNAFGGLVDEADSDEDEDEDEDSEDVDESDIEEEIEPVDVIAKEAKKIQIQDEEEDSDHYTDEESVDVEPNAVPDSDPQHLSIEEQTRILTTDDLEALFLEHSPAATGPSEDGTATRKTNIGLVGYPNVGKSSTINALLGAKKVSVSATPGKTKHFQTIHLSERVLLCDCPGLVFPNFATTKAELVCAGVLPIDQLRESTGPSGLIAQRIPKHFLDALYGMKIIIRPIEEGGTGHPTGEEILRAYARARGFWTQGLGQPDESRAARTILKDYVKGKLLYCHPPPATPPIDGKHFNRELYDLAHLPQKRRAHLAASDVASLAGTENPSLMDDAESDILAMPQQTGRKGATLDKAFFGPGGGSGVAAQPFHYKYSEQGKQLTGRKLKTISALEKGVDLSEVNTLNSKKHNKANKRQQKKVRSAAVKDYDD from the coding sequence ATGGTGCTCGCCAAATCGAAGAATGCCGTCGGGCTCGGCAACAGCCTCATGAACGACCGCTTCGGCAAGGGCAAAAAGTCGAATATGCACCGTGGAAACGCACAGCCCAACGGAATCAAGCGTACTGATCAGTTCGGCAATGAGTATATCACGAACGAGAAGAAGGAGGCCGACTATGTCAAAATGCGCTCGGTCACGGAGCAGGGCGCATTGGACGAGTTCTTGTCCACTGCAGAGCTTGCGGGCACAGATTTCACGGCAGAGAAGATGAACAACGTCAAGATCATACACACCGACCAGAAGAACCCGTATCTGCTGAgtaaggaggaggagagagGCGTGATGAGGAAGCAAAATGCGAAGAGAGCACGCTTGACAGTGCCAAGGAGACCGCAGTGGGATGAGCACACGAGCGCGAGAGAGTTGGACGAGAAGGAGAGGGAGAGCTTGCTGGAGTGGAGGAGAGGGCTGGCTGAGCTGCAAGAGGTCGACGACCTACTCATGACACCGTTCGAGCGCAACCTTGAAGTTTGGAGGCAGTTGTGGCGCGTGATCGAGCGATCAGACCTGGTCGTGCAGATCGTGGACGCGAGGAACCCGCTATTGTACCGCTGCGAGGATCTGGAGCAATACGTGAAAGAGCTAGATGGTGGGAAGAAACGGAACTTGCTGCTCGTGAACAAGGCAGACATGATGACACTTGAGCAGAGGAGGATATGGGCAGAGTGGTTCACCGAGAGAGGTATTGCCTTCCGATTTTTCTCGGCCGAGCTGGCTAAGGAAATGAACGAGGCAAGAGCAGAGCAGAGCACGAATGCATTTGGTGGGCTAGTAGATGAGGCGGATAGTGATGAGGATGAAGACGAGGACGAGGACAGTGAAGACGTCGATGAAAGCGACATCGAGGAAGAGATTGAGCCTGTAGACGTTATCGCAAAAGAGGCGAAGAAGATCCAGATCCAGGACGAAGAAGAGGACAGTGATCACTACACAGACGAGGAAAGTGTTGACGTCGAGCCGAATGCTGTACCCGACTCCGACCCCCAGCACCTCTCAATTGAAGAGCAGACCCGCATCCTCACAACAGACGACCTCGAAGCACTCTTCTTGGAACACTCACCTGCGGCGACAGGACCGTCTGAAGACGGCACAGCGACCAGAAAGACGAATATCGGACTGGTCGGTTATCCCAACGTTGGTAAATCATCCACGATCAACGCACTTCTCGGTGCGAAGAAAGTGTCCGTATCTGCAACGCCCGGAAAGACGAAGCACTTCCAGACAATTCATCTCTCCGAACGAGTCTTACTATGCGATTGTCCTGGTCTCGTGTTTCCGAACTTCGCGACCACAAAAGCCGAGCTTGTTTGCGCTGGTGTTCTACCAATCGATCAGCTGCGTGAGAGCACTGGCCCATCAGGCCTGATAGCACAACGCATTCCCAAGCACTTCCTGGATGCTCTCTATGGTATGAAGATCATCATACGACCCATCGAGGAAGGCGGTACAGGTCACCCCACCGGCGAGGAAATTCTACGAGCCTATGCCAGGGCAAGAGGCTTCTGGACGCAAGGTCTTGGACAGCCAGATGAGAGCCGAGCAGCGAGGACGATCCTGAAAGACTACGTGAAGGGCAAACTTCTATATTGTCACCCTCCACCAGCCACACCGCCGATTGACGGAAAGCACTTCAATCGTGAACTTTACGATCTCGCGCATCTACCACAGAAGCGACGGGCACATCTCGCTGCGTCAGATGTAGCATCTTTGGCAGGCACCGAGAACCCATCACTCATGGACGACGCCGAGTCTGACATCCTCGCCATGCCACAACAGACAGGCAGGAAAGGCGCAACGCTGGACAAGGCTTTCTTCGGTCCGGGCGGAGGCAGCGGGGTCGCAGCGCAGCCTTTCCACTACAAGTACAGCGAACAGGGCAAGCAGCTAACTGGAAGGAAGCTCAAGACGATTTCGGCATTGGAGAAGGGCGTAGATCTCAGCGAGGTTAACACTCTGAACTCGAAGAAGCATAATAAGGCCAACAAGAGGCAGCAGAAGAAGGTTAGGTCGGCGGCTGTTAAGGATTATGATGATTAG